The nucleotide sequence TCACTCCCAGGGGGCCTTCTTCCGTTCCGTCTTTTAACTTTCCGGCACATGCAAGGAACTCCCGGTCTTCTGTAATCACCACGGTTTCGCCTTTTTCGCATCCTTCCCACAGCAGGTCCGTGTATTTCTCATTCTCCGTGGGCAGGGTATACCTGGCCCCCCTGTTTACCACAATATACTGGCAGCTTTCATCCGGGAACTTCAGGATTACCACACAGTTGTAATACTTTGCCCGGAACCGGATGCTCTTATATCTTCCCTGATTCACTTCCATATCGCCTTCCCATTCGGACAGCATCAGGCCTTTCAGGTGGTTCACTTCCTTAAACACACTGGTGGCTTCTCCCTGGACTGCCGCGTCGGAAAGGTTTTCCCCGTTCAGGAACATCAGCCTGTTTCCGGTGGCCAGCTTCCCGTCCTCTCCCCGGTAAGTATATAACACATCCACCGTGGTTTTTCCCCGGTAAACTGCTGTCACTTCCAGCTCCGTCATGGGGGAGGAGAGTATATCATCTTCCGTTCCCTTTGTCAGAACCCAGCCCTCAAACTCCATTCCTTCCGCTGTTTCCGGTGGCTCCAGCTCTGCCAGGGCGTCCTTAACGGTCATGCCTTTTTCATAAGATTTTACAACCCCTTTCTCTGCTCCCATTCCATCGCTGCCCTGATATCTGGTACGCCAGGATACCTGACAGTTATTATACTCCGCTTCTGCTGACATCCAGCCAACGCCCCATATCTGTGAATTTTCATCCTGTCCTTCTCCCAGACGGAATCCGGAAAACCCTGTTTCACTGGCATCCTCCGGCAGCTTTAACTGCTCCAGCACTTCCCGGCAGGTGGTTTCCCGCTCCACAAAGACAGGTACTATTGCTGTTTTGATTCCCTGGTCTTTTGTCATATAGGTCAGAGATACATTGGCACAGTCTTTGTCATACGAAGCGTAAAAACTAACATTCATATGCCCATTATCCCCAAACAGCAGTTCTGTATCCTCCGTTACCGCCCCGGAATTACGTCTCCATGTGGCAGTTACGCCCTCAGGCGCCTGCGGAAAGGACACACCCAGTTCCTTCAGTGTGGTTCTCCGTCCCACTTTCTCCACGGTGGGGCCGGGAATCGCGACGTAATCCTGATAACTGCCGTCTTCCTGAAGCGCCAGACCATAAAACGTAAATGTTACATCCCGGTAATCTTCCCGGTAGGTATCTCTGGTTTTCACCCGGTAGTAAAATGGATACGTTGCATACCAGTCCTCTATGTACTGTGATACATTGGTCCTGTATCCGTTCTGGTCCTCTATACGCAGATCCGTCATCATCCATTCACAGGGATAGGTATCTTCTGTAATGGGAATCGTCCCCGTATATTCCATGGTGTCGGGATGAAACTGCAAATCCACATATTGATATCCTGAAACATTCGATACCTGAGGATAGAAATATGCATATCCATTCCGGGAAGGATGTTCCTCCTCCACTTTCACGGTCAGAGTCAGGGTATCTCCCGGCTGAACCCACTGGTTATTCTTATCAAGGGTGATGCTTTTAATCACCGGCGCCTTATTATCCTCATAATACCCATCCGGGTCTACGGTATAATACCAGGGATATACTGTCTCAAAATCTTCCTGAAAATCTTTCAGACGAGTTGTATGTCCATGTATATCCCTGACTTCCAGATTTGTGATATTCCATCTGCCCGGGTAGGTTTCCTTTGTAATAGGAATTATCCCCTGATAGGCTCCCAGTTCTTCTTTCCAGTACAGACTGGTATAGCCTTTCTTTCTGTAATCATCTGCTGATGTATAATACACACGCCCCAAACTCCGCGGGTTTTCTTCTTTTACTTTTACGGTAATGGTAACTTTATCCCCGGCTGTTACCATCTCTCCGTTTTTGTCAAGGGTGATACTCTCAATCACCGGGTCTTCCAGATCAAAATTTTCCTGAACTACTGTAAACTTCAAACTTTTATCCGGACGAACTTTACTGCCTTTCCCGGACTGCGTGGTAACCGTGATATATTCCCAGCTCCATTCGGAAGGATACGTGGTATCTTTTATAGTATATATACCTGTCACAGTCTGACTTTCTTCGTTGTAAGTCATGCTCATTTCTTCTGTATGGTATACTTTGGCCCCAATGGTACCAATTTTCATTCGTCCATCTCTCACCTTTCCGTTTTCACAGGTCACGCGGGCAGAACAGGTTACTGTATCGCCTGGCACTAATGCCCCGTCTTCACCGGAAGCACTGGTCTGAATCTGAAAATCAGTGACAGAAACTTTTTCTGCAGGTTTTGTATTCTGTACTATAACATAGTAAAGACAATTGTAATTATCGTCATGCACATCTGCCTCTGTATAATTTTTCGCCCTGTCTTCCACCCGGATTTCAGTGATACTAACTGTTCCATTTTTGAAAGAACTGCAGGGATACTCTGCAGTATACAGTTTTTCTTCCTCACTTTTCTGTAAATCTATTCTGCGGCCACCTGCTTCAACATATACAGAACTGATATCACTGTCCGCATCGTAAGCCCACAGCTTAAAATGAAGGATATCTTTTTCTGTCAGTGTCCGGCCGTTTTCTTCCAGCTCAAACCTTTCGATTACCGGCTGGTTAATATCGTATCCGTCAGACAGAGGCATGACAGGCTCTGTCTCTTCCATAGACAGAGGCACGACTGACTCTGTCTCTTCCATCTGAATTTCTTCGAAAACTCCGCTTCCTGCCTCTTCCTGCTGCTTTGCAGGCTGCTGTACCTTCTCCGGGGTTTCCTCCATCCATTTTTCCTCTGATGATTCCTTTTTTTCCACATGTTCCGCTTCTCTGCCAGTTTCCGCTGCCATGACGCTCTGTATCGGAAATACCGCTGCCACAGTCATGGATGCCGCCAGCAAGACTCCCAGTAATTTTCTTCCTGACTTTTTCATTTCCCATACCTCCTTAATAATAATTACTTACCTCAAAACAACACAAAATTTATGTGTCTGATAAATATCTCCCCTCCTTCCCTCACAATAATCAGGACTTCTTTCCTATTATAGTCCTAATTATACATTTTTTTTTTCAAAATGGAAGATTTTTCCTGATTTTTTTCAGGATTTTTTCTGATTTCGGCAATATATCCATAAAAAAAGAATCTTTTTATGCAGGATTCTCTCTCCAGTTTGGTTGTGCATATTATTTTTTATTCTATAAGAAGATACTTTCGCGCATTAGCGTGACAGGGTCTTTCCTGTAAGAGAACAAAGAATCCTGCAAAGCAGGATTCTCCGCCTGCGGCGGGTCGCTTTAGCGACATATTTCTTTTCCGCCGCAGTGTGATAATTGTCTTTTATTCTATAGGAAATCCAGAGGAATTTCCTATAGAATAAAAAAGGTACCCTGTCTGTGGCTCATTCCACAGGCAGGGTACCTTCCGGTTCCGTTTTCAGATTCTTTTATTCCCGATGCATGGAGAAACTGTCCATATCGTAATTTCCAAGATTCTCATGGATTCCCCGGCTGTCCGCCTGAGAAATCAGCGTATCGCGGTTCTTTCTGGATGATATCTGGTCATTGAATGCACTCGGACCTCCCACGCAGCCACCGTCGCAGATCATGCCTTCCACAAAATCTTCCGGCAGTTTCGCAGCTCTTAAGAGAAGCAGCGCTTTCTTACATTCTGCCGCTCCGTTGGCTTTGCAGACTTTCGCGTCGATTTCATGGCCGGACTCTTTCAGGCTCTGCAGCACTGCTCCGGTCACTCCGCCGGAATTTGCAAACCGTTTGCCATAAACAGACGAAATCTGGTCGTCGTTTTCGCATGGCTCCAGCTTCACGTCCCTGGCCTTCATAATGGCACGGATTTCACTGTAAGTCAGCACATAATCCGCATTTCCCGGAATCTTCTGGTCCACAACCTCTGACTTCTTGGCAAGGCAGGGCCCGACAAATACGGTTACAGCATCCGGCTCCTTAGCCTTAATCAGGCGGGATACGGCGCACATGGGGGAAACCGTAGCAGATACGCAGTCTGCCAGCTGAGGATAGTGGAGACGTACCATATTTACAAATGCCGGACAGCAGGAGGTTACTTTCTTCTTCCCTTCCTGATATGCTTCCGCCCATTCTTCCGCTTCATAAGCGGCTGTCATATCTCCGCCGAGACCTACATCGTAGAAATCTTCAAAGCCCAGTTCTTTCATGGCCTTCTTCCAGCTTGCTGTGGTGATATCCGCGCCAAACTGGCCTTCTGTTGCAGGAGCTGCCATGGCATAGACCTTTTTGCCGGATTTCAGCGCTTCCACCACATCCACAATAAAGGTTTTGGAGCCAATAGCCCCAAAGGGACAGCTATGGATACATTTTCCGCATCGAATGCACTTTTCTTTGTCGATAATGGAAATTCCGTGCTCGTCGTATGTAATGGCGTCTACGGGACAACTGTACTTGCAGGGACGTTTCAGATGGGCAATGGCGTTGTAGGGACAGGCCTGCGCACATTTTCCGCACTCCTTGCATTTGGACGCATCAATATGGGAACGGTCCCTGCCCATTTCAATTGCGCCGAATTTGCAGGCATTGATACATGCCTTTCCAATACAGTTCTGGCAGTTCTCCGTAACGGTGTAACTGGAAATGGGACAATCCTCACAGGCGGAGCTGATCACCTGGATTACGTTTCCGTCATCCACAGCTCCCGGCGCTTTGCCTTCTGCCAGGCGGACTCTCTGCCGGATGATCTCTCTCTCTTTGTAAATACAGCAGCGGAACTTCGGTGTGGGTCCGGGAATCAGTTCCAGAGCAATGTGATCCCGTTTGGCGTCCAGTTCCCCGGCAAATGCCAGTTTTGCAACTTCATAGAGTACATCGTGTTTGATTCTAATCACATTTTCATCAGCGAACATGGTCTTTACCTCTCTCTTTTTTTGTTTGACAACATTTTAACACTGTATGGTTCTTTCCTGCAAGAGAATTTTCTTTTGTATTTCAGAAAATACGATATTTCGTTACTTTTTGGGCCGGATGCCGTTACCGGAACACCCGTAGGGTGTGAACAGTAACGATATTTCTCCATTTTTCACAAAAGGGAACCCGCCTGGTACACAAGTACTGCCATAATCCAGGCAACCCCAAGCTGGAACAGAAGCATTTTCAGCGTAAATTTCAGAGAACCTGTTTCCTTTTTGATGGTCCCGATAGTGGCCGCGCATGGCACATAGAGCAGACAGAAAATCATCATGCAGTATGCGTTCAGAGGGCCGAATCCCGCTTCCGCAAGCTGGCCTGTCAGGGCAGCCATGCCCGCTGCGGAATTTACATTGCTGACGCCAAACAGCACGCAGAAACTGCTGACCACCACCTCTTTTGCGGAAATCCCGGAAATCAGAGCCACGCCAATCTGCCACATGCCCAGGCCTGCCGGAGCCAGTACGGGCTCCAGCCAGTGTCCCAGCACCGCTCCGAAGCTCTCCGATACTTCCTCTGTCATACCGTGAATTCCAAAGTTCAGCAAAAACCAGATGATAATGGAAGCAATAAAAATCGTGGTTCCCGCTTTCGTCAGGTAATCCTTGATTTTCTCCCATACATAAACTGCAATGGTTCTGGCATTGGGCGTCTTGTACTCCGGCAGCTCAATCAAAAGGGTGTGATGTTCCGTGTGAGTTTCCACCCGATGAATCACCAGAGCAATTACTATGGCAACAGCCATTCCCAGAAAATACATGGATATTGCAGCCAGGGAAGCATATCTGCCAAAAAACATACCCGCAAACAGCACATAGATGGGAAGCCTTGCGGAGCAGGACATAAACGGTGTAATCAATATGGTCCGTCTCCGGTCAGATTCTTTTTCCAGCGCTCTGGTGGCCATAAT is from Lachnospiraceae bacterium JLR.KK002 and encodes:
- a CDS encoding 4Fe-4S dicluster domain-containing protein; amino-acid sequence: MFADENVIRIKHDVLYEVAKLAFAGELDAKRDHIALELIPGPTPKFRCCIYKEREIIRQRVRLAEGKAPGAVDDGNVIQVISSACEDCPISSYTVTENCQNCIGKACINACKFGAIEMGRDRSHIDASKCKECGKCAQACPYNAIAHLKRPCKYSCPVDAITYDEHGISIIDKEKCIRCGKCIHSCPFGAIGSKTFIVDVVEALKSGKKVYAMAAPATEGQFGADITTASWKKAMKELGFEDFYDVGLGGDMTAAYEAEEWAEAYQEGKKKVTSCCPAFVNMVRLHYPQLADCVSATVSPMCAVSRLIKAKEPDAVTVFVGPCLAKKSEVVDQKIPGNADYVLTYSEIRAIMKARDVKLEPCENDDQISSVYGKRFANSGGVTGAVLQSLKESGHEIDAKVCKANGAAECKKALLLLRAAKLPEDFVEGMICDGGCVGGPSAFNDQISSRKNRDTLISQADSRGIHENLGNYDMDSFSMHRE